One part of the Streptomyces ferrugineus genome encodes these proteins:
- a CDS encoding glutaredoxin family protein yields the protein MADMSPLFRRAAAKSPQDRLVTLIGKPDCHLCDDAQIVVERVCAELGVPWEVKDINQDPQLHDQYWEQIPVVLVDGAQHTFWRVNEDRLRKALTG from the coding sequence ATGGCTGACATGAGCCCCCTCTTTCGTCGCGCCGCAGCCAAGTCCCCCCAGGACCGGCTCGTCACCCTCATCGGCAAACCGGACTGTCATCTGTGTGATGACGCACAGATCGTGGTCGAGCGGGTGTGCGCCGAACTGGGGGTGCCATGGGAGGTGAAGGACATCAACCAGGACCCCCAACTCCACGACCAGTACTGGGAGCAGATCCCCGTCGTCCTCGTCGACGGCGCCCAGCACACCTTCTGGCGCGTGAACGAGGATCGCCTCCGCAAAGCACTGACCGGGTAG
- the hemB gene encoding porphobilinogen synthase has protein sequence MTTYGSFPGTRPRRLRTSPVMRRMVAETRLHPADLILPAFVREGVSEPVPIAAMPGVVQHTRDSLKKAAAEAVAAGVSGIMLFGVPEEAKKDALGTPGTDPDGILQVAIRDVRAEVGDELLVMSDLCLDETVDHGHCGVLDADGRVDNDATLERYAEMAQVQADAGAHVVGPSGMMDGQIGVVRDALDQIGREDVAILAYTAKYASAFYGPFREAVASSLKGDRKTYQQDPANARESMRELALDLEEGADMVMVKPAGPYLDILARVADAVDVPVAAYQISGEYSMVEAAAEKGWIDRDRAILETLTGIKRAGARNILTYWATEVAQRLGR, from the coding sequence ATGACGACGTACGGATCCTTCCCCGGTACTCGGCCGCGGCGTCTGCGGACCAGCCCCGTCATGCGGCGCATGGTCGCCGAGACCCGGCTGCACCCCGCCGACCTCATCCTCCCGGCCTTCGTGCGCGAGGGAGTCAGCGAGCCGGTGCCGATCGCCGCCATGCCGGGGGTCGTGCAGCACACCCGGGACAGCCTGAAGAAGGCCGCGGCGGAGGCGGTGGCGGCCGGTGTCTCCGGGATCATGCTGTTCGGGGTGCCGGAGGAGGCGAAGAAGGACGCCCTCGGGACGCCCGGTACCGATCCGGACGGGATTCTGCAGGTCGCCATCCGGGACGTGCGGGCCGAGGTGGGGGACGAACTGCTCGTCATGTCCGACCTGTGCCTCGACGAGACCGTCGATCACGGGCACTGTGGGGTGCTCGACGCCGACGGGCGGGTCGACAACGACGCCACCCTCGAGCGGTACGCCGAGATGGCGCAGGTGCAGGCCGACGCGGGGGCCCATGTCGTGGGGCCCAGCGGGATGATGGACGGGCAGATCGGCGTCGTTCGCGATGCGCTCGACCAGATCGGGCGGGAGGACGTCGCGATCCTCGCCTACACCGCCAAGTACGCCTCCGCCTTCTACGGGCCCTTCCGGGAGGCCGTCGCCTCGTCGCTGAAGGGCGATCGGAAGACGTATCAGCAGGACCCCGCCAATGCGCGGGAGTCGATGCGGGAGCTGGCCCTCGACCTCGAAGAGGGCGCCGACATGGTGATGGTCAAGCCCGCCGGGCCCTACCTCGACATCCTGGCGCGGGTCGCGGACGCCGTGGACGTGCCGGTCGCCGCCTATCAGATCTCCGGTGAGTACTCGATGGTCGAGGCCGCCGCCGAGAAGGGCTGGATCGACCGGGACCGGGCGATCCTCGAGACGCTGACCGGCATCAAGCGGGCCGGTGCGCGCAACATCCTCACCTACTGGGCGACGGAGGTCGCGCAGCGGCTGGGCCGGTAG
- a CDS encoding HAD family hydrolase, with translation MAALGWLTPRRRSATARSVLAGEASAEAARKSSQEATEVSQAEPEFPVLGDERAAAFFDLDNTVMQGAALFHFGRGLYKRKFFETRDLAKFAWQQAWFRLAGVEDPEHMQDARDSALSIVKGHRVAELMSIGEEIYDEYMAERIWPGTRALAQAHLDAGQRVWLVTAAPVEIAQVIARRLGLTGALGTVAESVDGVYTGKLVGEPLHGPAKAEAVRALAAAEELDLTRCAAYSDSHNDIPMLSLVGHPYAINPDSKLRKHARRLDWRLRDYRTGRKAAKVGIPAAAGVGAVAGGTAAAIALHRRRR, from the coding sequence ATGGCCGCTCTTGGATGGCTCACTCCCCGTAGGCGCTCCGCCACGGCGCGGAGCGTGTTGGCTGGCGAGGCCTCGGCGGAGGCAGCGCGCAAGTCGTCGCAGGAGGCGACGGAGGTCTCTCAGGCCGAGCCGGAGTTCCCGGTGCTCGGCGACGAGCGGGCCGCCGCCTTCTTCGACCTCGACAACACCGTGATGCAAGGTGCCGCCCTCTTCCACTTCGGTCGGGGCCTGTACAAGCGGAAGTTCTTCGAGACGCGCGACCTCGCGAAGTTCGCCTGGCAGCAGGCGTGGTTCCGGCTGGCGGGGGTCGAGGACCCGGAGCACATGCAGGACGCGCGCGACTCCGCGCTGTCGATCGTCAAGGGCCACCGGGTCGCCGAGCTGATGTCGATCGGCGAGGAGATCTACGACGAGTACATGGCCGAGCGGATCTGGCCGGGAACCCGGGCGCTGGCGCAGGCGCATCTGGACGCGGGGCAGCGGGTGTGGCTGGTGACGGCCGCGCCGGTGGAGATCGCCCAGGTGATCGCGCGCCGCCTCGGCCTCACCGGCGCCCTGGGCACGGTGGCGGAGTCGGTGGACGGCGTCTACACGGGCAAGCTGGTCGGCGAGCCACTGCACGGCCCGGCGAAGGCGGAGGCGGTGCGCGCCCTGGCCGCGGCGGAGGAGCTGGACCTGACCCGCTGCGCCGCCTACAGCGACTCGCACAACGACATCCCGATGCTCTCCCTGGTCGGCCACCCCTACGCCATCAACCCCGACAGCAAGCTGCGCAAGCACGCCCGCCGACTGGACTGGCGCCTGCGTGACTATCGCACCGGCCGCAAGGCGGCGAAGGTCGGCATTCCGGCGGCCGCGGGCGTGGGCGCGGTGGCCGGGGGCACGGCCGCGGCGATCGCGCTGCACCGGCGCCGGCGGTAG
- a CDS encoding glutamyl-tRNA reductase has translation MSLLVVGLSHRSAPVSVLERAALSADAQIKLGQDTVAAEPATEAAVLATCNRIELYADVDKFHAGVAELSTLLAQHSGVGLDELTPYLYVHYEDRAVHHLFSVACGLDSMVVGEGQILGQIKDSLAKAQELHSAGRLLNDLFQQALRVGKRAHSETGIDRAGQSLVTFGLEQLAEGADVTTWARGKKALVIGAGSMSSLAAATLARAGVAEVVIANRTHDRAERLAQILTETDGTDVLARAVPMESVPVELTRADVAVSCTGATGLVLTAEEVAAAVEGRTGQPVAFEAAAGDGRTADKAPADVRQTPLPPTSVGTDENCPLDLTAVQGGFSVLGEAAVAGMDAATLEQHAAWAAGSAVDRREAGRRSPEADAELITALAATVATVGRIPERRRPEPVAEVPRPAPALSLLDLAMPRDIDAAVHRLAGVRLVDIESLAEASADAPMAADVDQVRRIVSDEVAAFGAALRAAHITPTVVALRTMAADVVASEIARLEGRLPGLDDKHRSEITQTVRRVVDKLLHAPTVRVKQLASEPGGAGYADALRTLFDLDQETVASVSRAEDSTEKNRGPR, from the coding sequence ATGAGTCTCCTCGTCGTGGGGCTGAGCCACCGCAGCGCCCCGGTCAGCGTCCTGGAGCGCGCGGCGCTGAGCGCGGACGCCCAGATCAAGCTGGGGCAGGACACGGTCGCCGCCGAGCCGGCCACCGAGGCCGCCGTGCTGGCCACCTGCAACCGCATCGAGCTGTACGCCGACGTGGACAAGTTCCACGCCGGTGTCGCCGAGCTGTCCACGCTGCTCGCCCAGCACAGCGGGGTGGGGCTCGACGAGCTCACGCCGTACCTCTACGTGCACTACGAGGACCGGGCCGTCCACCACCTGTTCTCGGTGGCCTGCGGGCTCGACTCCATGGTCGTCGGCGAGGGCCAGATCCTCGGGCAGATCAAGGACTCCCTCGCCAAGGCGCAGGAGCTGCACAGCGCCGGGCGGCTGCTGAACGACCTGTTCCAGCAGGCCCTGCGCGTCGGCAAGCGCGCCCACTCCGAGACCGGCATCGACCGCGCCGGACAGTCCCTGGTCACCTTCGGCCTGGAGCAGCTCGCCGAGGGAGCGGACGTCACGACGTGGGCCCGGGGCAAGAAGGCCCTGGTCATCGGCGCCGGCTCGATGTCCTCGCTGGCCGCGGCCACGCTGGCGCGCGCCGGGGTCGCCGAGGTGGTCATCGCCAACCGCACCCATGACCGGGCCGAGCGCCTCGCCCAGATCCTCACCGAGACCGACGGCACGGACGTGCTGGCCCGCGCGGTACCGATGGAGTCGGTGCCGGTCGAGCTGACACGTGCCGACGTCGCCGTCTCCTGCACCGGTGCGACCGGTCTCGTCCTCACGGCCGAGGAGGTCGCCGCCGCGGTGGAGGGCCGTACCGGTCAGCCGGTCGCCTTCGAGGCGGCCGCCGGCGACGGTCGTACGGCCGACAAGGCGCCCGCCGACGTACGGCAGACCCCGCTGCCGCCCACCAGCGTCGGCACCGACGAGAACTGTCCGCTGGACCTCACCGCCGTGCAGGGAGGTTTCTCTGTGCTGGGCGAGGCCGCCGTCGCCGGGATGGACGCGGCCACGCTGGAGCAGCACGCGGCGTGGGCGGCGGGCAGTGCCGTCGACCGGCGCGAGGCCGGCCGGCGCAGCCCCGAGGCGGACGCCGAGCTGATCACCGCGCTCGCCGCGACCGTGGCCACCGTCGGCCGCATCCCCGAGCGCCGCAGGCCCGAGCCGGTCGCCGAGGTGCCCCGCCCCGCGCCGGCCCTGTCGCTCCTCGACCTCGCCATGCCCCGCGACATCGACGCCGCCGTGCACCGGCTGGCCGGGGTGCGGCTGGTCGACATCGAGTCGCTGGCCGAGGCCTCCGCCGACGCTCCGATGGCGGCCGACGTCGACCAGGTCCGCCGTATCGTCTCCGACGAGGTCGCGGCCTTCGGGGCGGCGCTGCGGGCCGCGCACATCACGCCCACCGTCGTCGCGCTGCGCACGATGGCCGCCGATGTCGTGGCGAGCGAGATCGCCCGCCTGGAGGGCCGGCTGCCGGGCCTCGACGACAAGCACCGCAGCGAGATCACCCAGACCGTGCGCCGCGTGGTCGACAAGCTGCTGCACGCGCCGACCGTGCGGGTCAAGCAGCTCGCGTCCGAACCCGGCGGCGCGGGGTACGCGGATGCCCTGCGGACCCTGTTCGACCTCGACCAGGAGACGGTGGCCTCCGTCTCCCGCGCCGAGGACAGCACCGAGAAGAACCGAGGCCCACGATGA
- a CDS encoding FAD-binding oxidoreductase, translating to MMTTAHHNTPFLFALSDIHGPVLRPGDDGYADEVIGFNLAALHTPDVVVGATGADDVVAALRWATATGTPVAVQATGHGANFPIDHGLLISTARMTDVRIDPAQRLATIAAGAKWRHVLDAAALHGLAALAGTSTDAGAVGYTLGGGLPVLGRAYGYAADMVRSFQVATPDGTLRECDADHEPELFWALRGGKGNVGVVTSMTCELLPLPTILGGGVYCPGEHAETVLRTWADWTRTVPDEMCSAFTLLRLPPIPEIPEPLRGGFWARVAIAWPGDPAEGERLLAPVREAAPVAVDTVEEMPYAALDRIHMEPQDPLPAREACALLRDLTPDAIRTFLAEAGPEVPDHPLLMVEIRHMGGALSRPARQDDAICARDADYILETVGVLAAPPAAQAIEQATASLYTAMSPYGTGHTMVNLHGTPGDDTDRARPWTPEVYHRLRQDKSTYDPANLLRFGHTVSP from the coding sequence ATGATGACCACCGCCCACCACAACACCCCCTTCCTCTTCGCCCTTTCGGACATCCACGGCCCGGTCCTGCGCCCCGGCGACGACGGTTACGCCGACGAGGTCATTGGCTTCAACCTGGCCGCACTGCACACGCCGGACGTGGTCGTGGGCGCGACGGGCGCCGACGACGTCGTGGCGGCCCTGCGCTGGGCGACGGCCACCGGCACGCCGGTCGCGGTCCAGGCGACGGGCCACGGCGCGAACTTCCCGATCGACCACGGCCTGCTGATCAGCACGGCCCGCATGACCGACGTACGGATCGACCCGGCGCAGCGCCTCGCCACCATCGCGGCCGGCGCGAAGTGGCGGCATGTCCTGGACGCGGCCGCACTCCACGGCCTGGCCGCGCTCGCCGGGACGTCCACGGACGCGGGCGCGGTCGGCTACACGCTGGGCGGCGGGCTCCCCGTGCTGGGCAGGGCCTACGGCTACGCGGCCGACATGGTCCGCTCCTTCCAGGTCGCCACGCCCGACGGCACGCTGCGCGAGTGCGACGCCGACCACGAGCCGGAGCTGTTCTGGGCGCTGCGCGGCGGCAAGGGCAACGTCGGCGTCGTCACCTCCATGACGTGCGAACTGCTCCCCCTGCCCACGATCCTGGGCGGCGGGGTCTACTGCCCCGGCGAGCACGCCGAGACCGTGCTGCGCACGTGGGCCGACTGGACACGGACGGTCCCGGACGAGATGTGCAGCGCCTTCACCCTCCTACGGCTGCCACCCATCCCGGAGATCCCCGAACCCCTGCGCGGCGGCTTCTGGGCCCGCGTCGCCATCGCCTGGCCAGGAGACCCCGCCGAGGGAGAGCGCCTCCTCGCCCCTGTCCGCGAGGCGGCACCGGTGGCGGTCGACACGGTCGAGGAGATGCCGTACGCGGCCCTGGACCGCATCCACATGGAGCCACAGGACCCGTTGCCGGCCCGCGAGGCGTGCGCCCTGCTGCGCGACCTGACCCCCGACGCCATCCGCACCTTCCTGGCCGAGGCGGGCCCCGAGGTGCCCGACCACCCTCTCCTCATGGTGGAGATCCGCCACATGGGAGGCGCCCTGTCCCGCCCCGCCCGCCAGGACGACGCGATCTGCGCCCGGGACGCGGACTACATCCTGGAAACGGTGGGCGTTCTGGCCGCCCCACCAGCGGCCCAGGCGATCGAACAGGCCACGGCATCCCTGTACACCGCGATGTCCCCCTACGGCACGGGCCACACGATGGTCAACCTGCACGGCACCCCGGGCGACGACACCGACCGAGCCCGACCCTGGACCCCGGAGGTCTACCACCGCCTGCGCCAGGACAAGTCAACCTACGACCCGGCAAACCTGCTCCGCTTCGGCCACACGGTGTCCCCGTAG
- a CDS encoding ECF subfamily RNA polymerase sigma factor, BldN family, translating to MYPHVGVDASGLATLRATVQDLLRGFVPTAYAVPALAVTTAPVGPCYALADSSATVSRRGRSAGAATARRPAADSDSARMMDLVERAQAGEADAFGRLYDQYSDTVYRYIYYRVGGKATAEDLTSETFLRALRRIGTFTWQGRDFGAWLVTIARNLVADHFKSSRFRLEVTTGEMLDANEVERSPEDSVLESLSNAALLDAVRRLNPQQQECVTLRFLQGLSVAETARVMGKNEGAIKTLQYRAVRTLARLLPDDAR from the coding sequence GTGTACCCACACGTCGGGGTTGACGCCTCGGGCCTGGCTACGCTGCGCGCAACGGTCCAAGACCTGTTGCGCGGCTTCGTCCCCACCGCGTACGCCGTCCCCGCCCTCGCCGTAACCACCGCGCCCGTAGGCCCGTGCTACGCGCTCGCCGACAGCAGCGCCACCGTCAGCAGACGGGGACGCTCCGCCGGTGCGGCGACCGCTCGGCGGCCGGCCGCGGACAGCGACAGCGCTCGGATGATGGATCTCGTCGAACGTGCCCAGGCCGGCGAGGCCGATGCCTTCGGGCGGCTCTACGACCAGTACAGCGACACCGTCTATCGGTACATCTACTACCGGGTGGGGGGTAAGGCCACCGCCGAGGACCTCACGAGCGAGACCTTTCTGCGGGCCCTGCGCCGTATCGGCACCTTCACCTGGCAGGGGCGGGACTTCGGGGCGTGGCTGGTCACCATCGCCCGCAATCTCGTCGCCGACCACTTCAAGTCCAGCCGCTTCCGGCTGGAGGTGACCACCGGCGAGATGCTCGACGCCAACGAGGTCGAGCGCTCCCCGGAGGACTCCGTCCTGGAGTCCCTCTCCAACGCAGCCCTCCTCGATGCCGTACGGCGGCTCAACCCGCAGCAGCAGGAGTGCGTGACCCTCCGTTTCCTCCAGGGCCTCTCCGTCGCCGAGACCGCCCGCGTCATGGGCAAGAACGAGGGCGCCATCAAGACCCTCCAGTACCGGGCCGTGCGCACCCTCGCGCGGCTCCTCCCGGACGACGCGCGCTGA
- a CDS encoding redox-sensing transcriptional repressor Rex produces MATGRTHRPATRSRGIPEATVARLPLYLRALTALSERSVPTVSSEELAAAAGVNSAKLRKDFSYLGSYGTRGVGYDVEYLVYQISRELGLTQDWPVVIVGIGNLGAALANYGGFASRGFRVAALIDADPAMAGKPVAGIPVQHTDDLEKIIEDNGVSIGVIATPAGAAQQVCDRLVAAGVTSILNFAPTVLSVPDGVDVRKVDLSIELQILAFHEQRKAGEEAHPDGTGPAAVTRESDASADQGPDGDVPAVMPA; encoded by the coding sequence GTGGCAACTGGCCGAACTCACCGACCGGCGACCCGCAGCCGAGGGATTCCCGAGGCCACCGTCGCCCGGCTTCCGCTGTACCTCCGAGCCCTGACGGCGCTGTCGGAGCGCTCGGTACCCACGGTCTCCTCCGAGGAGCTCGCGGCCGCGGCGGGGGTCAACTCCGCGAAGCTGCGCAAGGACTTCTCGTACCTCGGGTCGTACGGGACCAGGGGCGTCGGCTACGACGTCGAGTATCTCGTCTACCAGATCTCCCGCGAACTCGGCCTGACCCAGGACTGGCCGGTTGTGATCGTCGGTATCGGTAACCTCGGCGCCGCCCTCGCCAACTACGGCGGGTTCGCCTCCCGTGGATTCCGGGTGGCCGCGCTGATCGACGCGGATCCGGCCATGGCGGGCAAGCCCGTCGCCGGCATTCCCGTCCAGCACACCGATGACCTGGAAAAGATCATCGAGGACAACGGCGTGTCCATCGGCGTCATCGCCACCCCCGCCGGCGCCGCCCAGCAGGTCTGCGACCGGCTCGTGGCCGCCGGGGTCACCTCCATCCTGAACTTCGCGCCGACCGTGCTGTCCGTCCCGGACGGCGTCGACGTGCGCAAGGTCGACCTCTCCATCGAGCTGCAGATCCTCGCCTTCCACGAGCAGCGCAAGGCCGGCGAGGAGGCCCACCCCGACGGCACCGGACCGGCCGCCGTCACCCGTGAGTCCGACGCATCCGCCGACCAGGGGCCCGACGGGGACGTACCCGCCGTGATGCCGGCATGA
- the hemC gene encoding hydroxymethylbilane synthase, with protein MTQQPLRLGTRRSKLAMAQSGQVADAVRRVTGRPVELVEITTYGDVSREALAQIGGTGVFVTALRDALLRGEVDFAVHSLKDLPTAQPEELALAAVPVREDPRDVIVARDALKFTDLPRGARIGTGSPRRMAQLNAYARSHGLDIETVAIRGNVDTRIRFVRDGELDAVVLAAAGLQRIGRIDEVTDFLSVDTVLPAPGQGALAIECTADNADLIAALGELDDPFTRVAVTAERSLLAALEAGCSAPVGALADLLADGQIVKEMRLRGVVGTTDGSRMVQLSTTGPVPETHDQALALGRELATEMLAQGAAGLMGERAH; from the coding sequence ATGACTCAGCAGCCACTACGCCTCGGCACCAGGCGCAGCAAGCTCGCCATGGCCCAGTCCGGGCAGGTCGCCGACGCCGTGCGCCGGGTGACCGGACGGCCCGTCGAACTCGTCGAGATCACCACGTACGGCGATGTCTCGCGCGAGGCCCTCGCCCAGATCGGCGGCACCGGCGTGTTCGTCACCGCCCTGCGCGACGCGCTGCTCAGGGGCGAGGTCGACTTCGCGGTGCACTCGCTGAAGGACCTGCCGACCGCGCAGCCCGAGGAGCTGGCCCTGGCGGCCGTTCCGGTGCGTGAGGACCCGCGCGACGTGATCGTCGCCCGGGACGCCCTGAAGTTCACCGACCTGCCGCGCGGGGCGCGCATCGGTACGGGCTCGCCGCGCCGGATGGCGCAGCTGAACGCGTACGCGCGCAGCCATGGGCTGGATATCGAGACGGTTGCGATTCGCGGGAACGTGGATACGCGGATCCGGTTCGTGCGCGATGGTGAGCTGGATGCGGTGGTGCTCGCTGCGGCTGGGTTGCAGCGCATCGGCCGTATCGATGAAGTGACCGACTTCCTGTCGGTCGACACTGTTTTGCCCGCCCCCGGCCAGGGGGCCCTGGCGATCGAGTGCACCGCGGACAACGCGGACCTGATCGCCGCGCTCGGCGAGCTCGACGACCCGTTCACGCGGGTCGCCGTGACCGCCGAGCGATCACTGCTCGCCGCCCTGGAGGCCGGCTGCTCCGCCCCTGTGGGCGCGCTGGCCGACCTGTTGGCCGACGGGCAGATTGTCAAGGAAATGCGCCTGCGCGGCGTCGTCGGTACGACCGACGGCTCGCGCATGGTGCAGCTGTCCACCACCGGTCCCGTGCCCGAGACGCACGACCAAGCGCTGGCGCTCGGTCGCGAACTCGCCACCGAGATGCTTGCCCAGGGCGCGGCCGGTCTGATGGGGGAGCGAGCACATTGA
- a CDS encoding bifunctional uroporphyrinogen-III C-methyltransferase/uroporphyrinogen-III synthase: MSPTTLPAGLEHGHVTFLGAGPGDPGLLTLRAVEALANADVLVAEHEVLDVVRKHTRTGVAEVHTDTGPDGDAAPGTGTPQLAVVDGASTTAGSPAVRDAAHLVMEAARSGRRVVRAVSGDPGLDAYATEEMLACAAAGVPFEVVPGVAAAVGVPAYAGVPLRDAQGTDVRFVDARTASDRCWTEVGASDGTVVVSTTLDAVGAAAGELVSAGRKPDTPLTVTVAGTTTRQRTWSATLGTIAQTLKQAKVLPSPEGGRPVIAVVGERSATAQRDQLSWFESKPLFGWRVLVPRTKEQAASLSDQLRSYGAVPHEVPTIAVEPPRTPQQMERAVKGLVTGRYEWIAFTSVNAVKAVREKFEEYGLDARAFAGIKVAAVGEQTAKALIAFGVKPDLVPSGEQSAAGLLEDWPPYDPVFDPIDRVFLPRADIATETLVAGLIELGWEVDDVTAYRTVRASPPPAETREAIKGGGFDAVLFTSSSTVRNLVGIAGKPHNVTVIACIGPATAKTAEEHGLRVDVMAPEPSVHKLAEALADFGMRRRAAALEAGDAVTRPSERRPGARRRRSTT; encoded by the coding sequence TTGAGCCCCACCACCCTTCCCGCCGGCCTTGAACACGGGCACGTCACCTTCCTCGGTGCCGGACCCGGGGATCCGGGGCTGCTGACTCTGCGTGCCGTCGAGGCGCTGGCGAACGCCGATGTACTCGTCGCCGAGCACGAAGTGCTCGACGTGGTACGCAAGCACACCAGAACCGGTGTCGCCGAAGTGCACACGGACACGGGTCCCGATGGGGACGCCGCGCCGGGCACAGGCACGCCTCAACTAGCGGTTGTTGACGGCGCGTCGACAACCGCTGGGTCACCCGCGGTGCGGGATGCCGCACATCTTGTCATGGAGGCCGCGCGCAGCGGCAGGCGGGTCGTGCGTGCGGTGTCCGGGGATCCCGGGCTCGACGCGTACGCCACCGAGGAGATGCTGGCGTGCGCCGCGGCGGGCGTGCCGTTCGAGGTCGTGCCGGGCGTGGCGGCGGCCGTGGGCGTGCCCGCGTATGCCGGGGTGCCGCTGCGGGACGCGCAGGGCACGGACGTGCGATTCGTGGACGCGCGGACGGCCTCGGACCGGTGCTGGACCGAGGTGGGCGCGTCCGACGGGACCGTCGTCGTCTCGACGACGCTCGACGCCGTGGGTGCGGCCGCCGGTGAGCTGGTGTCGGCGGGGCGCAAGCCCGATACGCCGTTGACGGTCACCGTCGCCGGTACGACCACGCGTCAGCGGACCTGGAGCGCGACGCTCGGGACCATCGCGCAGACGCTGAAGCAGGCCAAGGTGCTGCCGTCGCCCGAGGGCGGGCGACCGGTGATAGCCGTGGTCGGTGAGCGTTCCGCCACTGCTCAGCGTGATCAGCTGTCGTGGTTCGAGTCCAAGCCGCTCTTCGGGTGGCGGGTGCTGGTGCCGCGGACGAAGGAGCAGGCGGCGTCTCTCTCCGACCAGTTGCGGTCGTACGGGGCCGTGCCGCACGAGGTGCCGACGATCGCCGTCGAGCCGCCGCGGACGCCCCAGCAGATGGAGCGGGCGGTCAAGGGGCTGGTGACCGGGCGGTACGAGTGGATCGCCTTCACCTCGGTGAACGCGGTCAAGGCCGTGCGGGAGAAGTTCGAGGAGTACGGGCTCGATGCCCGGGCGTTCGCCGGGATCAAGGTCGCGGCGGTGGGGGAGCAGACGGCCAAGGCGCTGATCGCCTTCGGTGTGAAGCCGGATCTCGTGCCGAGTGGGGAGCAGTCGGCCGCGGGGCTGCTGGAGGACTGGCCGCCGTACGATCCGGTCTTTGATCCGATCGACCGGGTGTTCCTGCCTCGGGCCGACATCGCCACGGAGACGCTGGTCGCCGGGCTGATCGAGCTCGGCTGGGAGGTCGACGACGTCACGGCGTATCGGACCGTGCGGGCCTCGCCGCCGCCGGCGGAGACTCGGGAGGCGATCAAGGGGGGTGGCTTCGATGCCGTTCTCTTCACGTCGTCGTCGACCGTGCGGAATCTGGTGGGGATCGCCGGGAAGCCGCACAACGTGACGGTGATCGCGTGTATCGGGCCCGCCACCGCGAAGACTGCCGAGGAGCACGGGCTCCGGGTGGATGTGATGGCTCCGGAGCCGTCGGTGCACAAGTTGGCCGAGGCGTTGGCCGACTTCGGGATGCGGCGGAGGGCCGCCGCGCTGGAGGCCGGGGACGCGGTTACTCGGCCGAGTGAGCGTCGGCCGGGGGCTCGGCGGCGGCGGTCCACCACGTAG